A genomic segment from Rhodospirillaceae bacterium encodes:
- the putP gene encoding sodium/proline symporter PutP, with translation MNSAALASLGGYFVLMMAIGYYAYKKSTSDVSEYMLGGRKLHPAVGALSAGASDMSGWMLMGLPGAIYLSGLGAAWIAVGLTIGAYFNYRLLAPRLRVYTEIADDAITIPDFFEKRFEDKTRMLRVLSSVVIVIFFTLYTSAGVVAGGKLFEASFGLNYQLGLVITASVVVAYTLFGGFLAVSLTDFVQGCIMFIALILVPVVTLTQIGGIGELGPQLTAIDPTLTDWFAGTTVLGIISSMAWGLGYFGQPHIIVRFMAIRTIKDVAVARHIGMFWMVVTVIGAVLTGMVGLVYVTNTQAVVDDPETIFIVLSQVLFHPLISGFLLAAILAAIMSTISSQLLVSSSSLTEDFYKTFLRRNASQTELVFVGRVCVFAVSILAILLALDPQSNILSLVGNAWAGFGAAFGPILLLSLYWRGINREGALAGMIAGAVTVLFWLYAPIEIGGQSLPQILYEIIPGVIMSTIAAVAVSLATTAPVKRVLERFDEMEDLIENGVVQDNPQSVAS, from the coding sequence ATGAATTCCGCAGCACTCGCATCACTCGGCGGCTATTTTGTCCTTATGATGGCGATCGGATATTACGCTTACAAAAAATCCACCAGTGACGTGTCCGAGTATATGCTTGGCGGGCGCAAGCTGCACCCGGCTGTCGGGGCGCTTTCAGCCGGTGCCTCAGACATGAGCGGTTGGATGCTGATGGGCCTTCCCGGTGCGATCTACCTGTCTGGATTAGGCGCGGCGTGGATTGCGGTGGGTTTAACCATAGGTGCCTATTTCAACTACCGCCTGCTGGCCCCCAGGCTCCGCGTTTACACCGAAATTGCCGACGATGCGATCACCATTCCGGATTTTTTTGAAAAACGTTTTGAAGACAAAACACGGATGCTGCGCGTTCTCTCATCAGTCGTGATCGTTATTTTCTTTACCCTTTACACCTCAGCCGGAGTGGTGGCCGGGGGCAAGTTGTTCGAGGCTTCGTTCGGCCTCAACTATCAACTTGGCCTTGTGATTACGGCCAGTGTGGTTGTGGCTTATACCCTGTTCGGCGGATTCCTTGCCGTCAGCCTGACCGACTTTGTTCAAGGGTGCATTATGTTCATCGCCTTGATCCTCGTGCCTGTCGTCACTTTAACCCAAATCGGCGGCATCGGAGAATTGGGCCCGCAATTGACAGCGATTGATCCAACTCTAACGGACTGGTTCGCTGGCACCACAGTGCTTGGCATTATCTCAAGCATGGCCTGGGGGCTTGGTTATTTTGGACAGCCGCACATTATTGTGCGGTTCATGGCCATCAGAACCATCAAGGATGTTGCGGTTGCACGCCATATTGGAATGTTCTGGATGGTTGTTACAGTCATAGGCGCAGTGCTGACCGGTATGGTCGGGTTGGTCTATGTGACAAATACCCAAGCCGTCGTAGATGACCCTGAGACGATTTTTATTGTGCTTTCACAGGTGCTCTTTCATCCTTTGATTAGTGGCTTTCTGCTTGCAGCAATTTTAGCTGCGATCATGAGCACGATTTCAAGTCAGTTGTTGGTTTCATCCAGTTCTCTGACTGAGGATTTTTACAAAACATTTCTGCGCCGCAATGCGTCGCAGACTGAACTGGTCTTCGTCGGCCGCGTGTGCGTGTTTGCTGTATCTATTTTGGCGATTCTTTTGGCCTTGGATCCACAAAGCAACATCCTGTCGCTGGTTGGTAATGCTTGGGCAGGTTTCGGGGCGGCGTTTGGCCCCATTCTGCTTCTGAGTTTGTATTGGCGTGGGATTAACCGTGAAGGGGCACTCGCGGGTATGATTGCAGGTGCCGTGACGGTGCTGTTCTGGCTTTATGCGCCTATCGAAATCGGCGGGCAAAGTCTGCCGCAGATATTGTACGAGATCATTCCCGGTGTGATCATGAGTACCATTGCCGCCGTGGCTGTCAGCCTTGCCACTACCGCGCCGGTCAAGCGTGTTCTTGAGCGGTTCGATGAGATGGAAGACCTCATTGAAA